Within the Emticicia oligotrophica DSM 17448 genome, the region AAGTTGAAATATTTGGCATTTGATGAAATATCCATTTCGACTACAGTATGACGGTGACCGAAAACATAAAAATCATGGTGATTTTGAGCTTCTATTCTTTTAGAATACTGCACTAAATGTTCTTTTTCCTCTCCTTTGAATTGTTCAGGTTTACGTTTCTTTTTCCAACTGTTTTTTGTCCATAAAAGTCCAAGTTTCATTCCGAGATTAGGGTGCATGATTCTGCCGAACAAAAATCTTGGTAATTTTCCTTCAAAAATTACTTTCAAAATTTTGTAACCCATGTCATCTGCACCAAGGCCATCTCCATGACCCACATAAAATGTTTTTTGATTAAAAGTAAAAACTCGGGGTTTTCGTATGGTTTGAATTTTAAGTTCAGTTTCGAAGTAATCACTCATCCACATATCTCGATTTCCTAGAAATATAATTATTTCGATACCCGAATCTGATAATTCAGCGAGTTTCCCTAAGAATCTAACCGAGCCCTTAGGGACAACATATTTATATTCATGCCAAAAGTCAAATAAATCACCAACGAGAAAAATCACTTCCGCATCGTGTCGGATGTTCTCAAGCCAATCAATGATGATACGTTCTCTTTTCAGACTTTCGGCAGGGGAAGGTGCTCCTAGATGAAAATCTGAAGCAAAATATATTTTTTTTCCAGTGGGAATTATTCGATTCATTGGAAGTTTTAAAAATCAATAAAATTTCAATTTGAACACGAATCAAGCAAAATTTTATGAATATTTTAAGTAAAAAGTAAAAATTTGTTCAAATAAGACTTTTTTTCGTACTTATTGATAAATGTTTAGAAATTATCCATAGTTTTGATTTTGTAGAACTTCATCTTTCCTTATATTTACACCAAAATCTATCAGGACCATTTTATTTAAAACACTTTTTCTTATCCAATGAAACGAGTATTAATTGCCGAAGACAGCTCAGTGATTCAAAACTTAGCCAAAAAGATTTTGGAATTTCAAAACTTTGAAATTACTGCCGTGAAAAATGGCGAACAAGTGATGCAATTGCTCGATAAAGAAGATTTTGACATCTTATTGCTAGACATCAATATGCCTATTATGGATGGTATGGAATGTGTAAAGGCTATTCGTCAGCTCAGTGACTCTAAAAAATCTCAACTTCCAGTTGTGGCTATCACTGGCAATGCAAAAAACTATACAGATACTGATTTCAAAGAGGCAGGTTTTAATGATGCTTTAATGAAACCTTTGAATTTCGATAGATTAGTTGATGTTGTTAAAGGACTTACTGAGTAATTTTTTTTAGTGGTTTGCCACCTCTTACAAATAAGTAAATGATAGAATATCTTGTTAGAATTTATTTGAACATCCATTCTATCATTTACTTATCTATATATTCAAACTAAAATGCAAGTAACTTTTCTCGGAACAGGTACTTCAGGCGGTATACCGGTACTTACGTGTGGGTGTGAGGTTTGTAATTCGTTAGACTACCGTGACAAACGCCTTAGAGTATCGGTTTGGATTGAAGTTGATAATAAAAGCTTTGTAATTGATACTGGCCCCGATTTTCGCCAACAAGCCCTTAGAGAGCGAATCCCTCACATTGATGGCGTAATTTATACGCACGAGCACAAAGACCATACTGCTGGTATGGATGATATTCGACCTTATAATTATCTTCACGGGATTCAACATTTAGATATTTTCGGACATCCAAGAGTTTTAAATCAACTCAAAAGAGAATTCGCTTATGCTTTTGATGAACAAAAATACCCGGGCGTTCCTCTAATTAATGTTCATGAAATTGAAAATAAACCATTTTCAATCAAAGGTGTTGATTTTCTACCTAT harbors:
- a CDS encoding UDP-2,3-diacylglucosamine diphosphatase; translated protein: MNRIIPTGKKIYFASDFHLGAPSPAESLKRERIIIDWLENIRHDAEVIFLVGDLFDFWHEYKYVVPKGSVRFLGKLAELSDSGIEIIIFLGNRDMWMSDYFETELKIQTIRKPRVFTFNQKTFYVGHGDGLGADDMGYKILKVIFEGKLPRFLFGRIMHPNLGMKLGLLWTKNSWKKKRKPEQFKGEEKEHLVQYSKRIEAQNHHDFYVFGHRHTVVEMDISSNAKYFNLGDWIWHYSYAVFDGEKMQLHNYQPKE
- a CDS encoding response regulator, whose translation is MKRVLIAEDSSVIQNLAKKILEFQNFEITAVKNGEQVMQLLDKEDFDILLLDINMPIMDGMECVKAIRQLSDSKKSQLPVVAITGNAKNYTDTDFKEAGFNDALMKPLNFDRLVDVVKGLTE
- a CDS encoding MBL fold metallo-hydrolase; translation: MQVTFLGTGTSGGIPVLTCGCEVCNSLDYRDKRLRVSVWIEVDNKSFVIDTGPDFRQQALRERIPHIDGVIYTHEHKDHTAGMDDIRPYNYLHGIQHLDIFGHPRVLNQLKREFAYAFDEQKYPGVPLINVHEIENKPFSIKGVDFLPIEVLHHRLPVLGYRVNDFTYITDVNFISEEELEKVYGTKVLVLGALQRQKHISHFTLEEAIEVAQKVNAETTYLTHISHKMGFHSIVEQELPSNIRLAYDGLKIKL